From the genome of Polyangiaceae bacterium, one region includes:
- a CDS encoding MoxR family ATPase, whose amino-acid sequence MGLTPPPAANDPLASAQSLATALARARYLADPPIALSLWLALRMERPLMLEGPAGVGKTDLARAAAEALGRPLLRLQCYEGLDEAKALYEWDYARQMLYTQLLRDAVAAETAGKSIADAARIVAQSEATFFSEHFLLARPLLAALRSDQPVVLLIDEVDRADPEFEAFLLEILSELQVTIPELGTFRAKHRPLVLLTTNATREMTEALRRRCLHAFLDYPSASRELAIIELSVPKIERTLASHLVSFVAELRKMDLRKPPAVSETLDWARALLLLGASTLEPNVARDTLGLLLKHQEDKETVEVRLDALLPHPLAPSPHGGEGE is encoded by the coding sequence ATGGGCCTGACGCCTCCCCCTGCCGCAAACGATCCGCTCGCTTCCGCGCAAAGCTTGGCCACTGCACTGGCTCGAGCCCGCTACTTGGCCGACCCACCGATTGCATTGTCGCTCTGGCTCGCGCTTCGCATGGAGCGTCCGCTGATGCTCGAGGGACCAGCAGGCGTTGGCAAAACGGATCTGGCGCGCGCTGCTGCCGAAGCGCTCGGAAGGCCGCTCTTACGGCTCCAATGTTACGAAGGACTCGACGAAGCCAAAGCGCTCTACGAGTGGGACTACGCGCGTCAGATGCTCTACACGCAGCTCTTGCGCGACGCCGTCGCCGCAGAAACTGCTGGCAAAAGCATCGCCGATGCAGCGCGCATCGTCGCTCAAAGCGAAGCCACGTTTTTCTCGGAACACTTTCTGCTCGCACGTCCGCTTCTCGCGGCACTCCGTAGCGACCAGCCCGTCGTGCTGCTCATCGATGAAGTCGATCGCGCAGACCCCGAGTTCGAAGCGTTCCTCCTCGAAATATTGTCGGAGCTCCAAGTGACCATCCCCGAGCTCGGCACGTTCCGCGCCAAACACCGACCGCTCGTGCTGCTCACGACGAACGCCACGCGCGAGATGACCGAAGCCTTGCGTCGCCGATGCTTGCACGCGTTTCTCGACTACCCGTCGGCCTCGCGCGAGCTCGCCATCATCGAGTTATCCGTGCCCAAGATAGAACGCACGCTCGCGTCGCATCTCGTTTCGTTTGTCGCAGAGCTACGCAAGATGGACCTGCGCAAGCCGCCTGCGGTGAGCGAAACGCTGGACTGGGCCCGAGCGCTCCTACTGCTCGGCGCGTCGACGCTCGAGCCAAACGTTGCACGCGACACGCTGGGCCTGCTCCTCAAGCATCAGGAAGACAAGGAGACGGTCGAGGTTCGTCTGGACGCACTTTTGCCTCACCCCCTAGCCCCCTCTCCACACGGTGGAGAGGGGGAATAG
- the dnaE gene encoding DNA polymerase III subunit alpha codes for MAAEFVHLHVHSQYSLLDGALKIKDLVSKTKALGMRSVALTDHGNMFGTIQLYKACKDAGVGAILGCEVNVARNRAREGAGKSEDAPVDHVVLLASSAEGYKSLVRIVSEGHVTPASGMAPSVTLDVIAQNNKGIIGLSGCMGGVLAQRALESGEDDARTMLDKLVETFEPGSLYVELQDHGLVEQPVLNGILARLAAERDLPIVATNDAHFANREDGEGHLYLSCIAANRSYADAFEAHHQSFEMFLKSPDEMAHTFRDYPRAIKSTLDIAERCAGLKLVLGKPMLPTFALPEGYDTDSYFRKVAHDGLTRRFEEGRRVGISVDEASYRRRLDMELDIIIGMKFPGYFLIVWDFIRHAKEHGIPVGPGRGSGAGSLVAYALRITDLDPIPYNLLFERFLNPERVSMPDFDVDFCMDRRDEVIRYVAEKYGKTSVGQIATFHELKARSVIKDVARAMGFPANEAQKIASLIPQKGPGQMYTIPEALDIEPKLKALYESDPTVRELLTQGQKLEGLTRHAGMHAAGIVISEGPLWDHVPCFKNGESLVTQYYKDDVEAAGLVKFDFLGLKTLTVVDIAVRLIRARPDQKDKPAGEEFDIAKIPMNDNVPDVVETFQLLQSGDTTGVFQLESSGMQQLFKDLRPTNFEDIVAAVALYRPGPLGTGMVKDFVDCKHGRKPIAKMHDLVDEILLPTYGVIVYQEQVMQIAQKLAGYTLGGADLLRRAMGKKKPEEMAKQKQTFVDGSVNNGVAAEDAERIFGLLEYFAGYGFNKSHSAAYALITYQTAFLKAHYPVEFLCALMTADRDKIEKVVRIIAEGRAWGVEILPPDINESQIDFSVIYSTPSANGSPKNKKRTRVKDRLEPKIRFGLGALRGVGESALEAILEVRQSGGPFEDLFDFAQRIDPRRVNKGVLESLVQSGAFDATLSARGITRARAFAALDQALERSRSASKDRERGQTSLFGLFAKAGPVVEQKLDEYPQCEPWDLRDMLLREKQSLGFYVSGHPLDRYGAELGRFDVTPTGALASKDSWAKVRVAGMVEGYREKIMKGGGKLAFFHLEDTSGRVEVKVRDKQIEAYGEILRGTEPVLVSGKVSFPQVDEGDEENAGPRDPTLMLDEVVMLADAIRSETKNVRIKLVAKKVTRDHIGKLRGVLQSSPGGCPVQLLIQLDDGAEAVLALGRDLQVSPSDVMLASLEKLFGEKVAELR; via the coding sequence GTGGCAGCCGAGTTCGTTCATCTCCACGTCCATTCGCAATACTCGCTGCTCGACGGGGCCCTCAAAATCAAGGACCTCGTAAGCAAAACCAAAGCGCTCGGCATGCGCTCCGTGGCCCTCACCGACCACGGCAACATGTTCGGCACGATTCAGCTTTACAAAGCCTGCAAAGATGCCGGAGTCGGCGCCATCCTCGGATGCGAGGTCAACGTCGCACGAAACCGCGCTCGCGAAGGCGCTGGCAAGTCCGAAGACGCACCCGTCGATCACGTCGTTCTGCTCGCGTCGAGCGCCGAAGGTTACAAAAGCCTCGTGCGGATCGTGTCCGAGGGACACGTGACCCCAGCAAGCGGCATGGCTCCGAGCGTCACGCTTGACGTCATCGCGCAGAACAACAAGGGCATCATCGGTTTGTCCGGGTGCATGGGCGGCGTGCTGGCTCAACGCGCGCTCGAATCGGGCGAAGACGACGCCCGAACCATGCTCGACAAACTCGTCGAGACGTTCGAGCCCGGAAGTCTCTACGTCGAGCTGCAAGACCACGGGCTCGTCGAACAACCCGTCTTGAACGGCATCCTCGCGCGCCTCGCGGCCGAACGAGACTTGCCGATCGTCGCCACGAACGACGCACACTTCGCCAACCGCGAGGACGGCGAAGGCCACCTTTACCTCTCGTGCATCGCCGCCAACCGCTCCTATGCCGATGCCTTCGAAGCACACCACCAAAGCTTCGAGATGTTCCTCAAGTCGCCCGACGAGATGGCGCATACGTTCAGGGACTATCCACGTGCGATTAAAAGCACGCTGGACATCGCCGAACGATGCGCCGGCCTGAAACTCGTCCTGGGCAAACCCATGCTGCCCACGTTCGCCTTGCCGGAAGGGTACGACACGGATTCGTACTTCCGGAAAGTGGCGCATGACGGTTTGACGCGACGATTCGAAGAGGGCCGGCGCGTGGGGATTTCCGTGGACGAGGCTTCCTACCGGAGGCGGCTCGACATGGAGCTCGACATCATCATCGGCATGAAATTCCCAGGCTACTTTCTCATCGTCTGGGACTTCATTCGACACGCCAAAGAACACGGGATTCCCGTCGGTCCGGGACGTGGATCCGGTGCGGGATCGCTCGTCGCGTACGCACTGCGCATCACGGACCTCGACCCGATCCCCTACAACCTCCTCTTCGAGCGTTTCCTCAATCCGGAACGCGTCAGCATGCCGGACTTCGACGTCGACTTCTGCATGGACAGGCGCGACGAAGTCATTCGTTATGTTGCTGAAAAGTACGGCAAAACGAGCGTTGGGCAGATCGCGACGTTTCACGAGCTGAAGGCTCGTAGCGTCATCAAGGACGTTGCGCGTGCCATGGGCTTTCCTGCGAACGAGGCGCAGAAGATCGCGAGCCTCATTCCGCAAAAAGGCCCGGGGCAGATGTACACGATCCCCGAAGCGCTCGACATCGAGCCCAAGCTCAAGGCGCTTTACGAAAGTGATCCAACGGTACGGGAGCTTTTGACACAAGGTCAGAAGCTCGAGGGGCTCACGCGACACGCGGGCATGCACGCGGCCGGCATCGTGATCAGCGAAGGGCCGCTGTGGGATCACGTGCCGTGTTTCAAGAACGGCGAATCGCTCGTCACGCAGTATTACAAGGACGACGTAGAAGCCGCGGGCCTCGTGAAGTTCGACTTCTTGGGGCTCAAAACGCTCACCGTCGTCGACATCGCGGTGCGTCTCATCCGAGCTCGGCCGGACCAGAAAGACAAACCCGCGGGCGAAGAATTCGACATCGCCAAGATCCCGATGAACGACAACGTTCCGGATGTCGTCGAAACATTTCAGCTTTTGCAGTCGGGCGATACGACGGGCGTGTTCCAGCTCGAATCGAGTGGCATGCAGCAATTGTTCAAGGACCTTCGTCCGACGAACTTCGAAGACATCGTTGCAGCCGTGGCGCTTTACCGGCCGGGACCGCTTGGCACCGGCATGGTGAAGGACTTCGTCGACTGCAAGCACGGTCGCAAGCCGATCGCGAAGATGCACGACTTGGTCGACGAGATCCTGCTGCCGACGTACGGCGTCATCGTTTACCAGGAGCAGGTCATGCAGATCGCGCAGAAGCTCGCGGGCTACACGCTTGGCGGCGCAGATCTGCTCCGGCGCGCCATGGGCAAGAAGAAGCCCGAGGAGATGGCGAAGCAGAAGCAAACGTTCGTCGACGGCTCTGTGAACAATGGCGTGGCGGCGGAGGATGCCGAGCGGATCTTCGGGCTGCTCGAGTACTTCGCGGGCTACGGCTTCAACAAGAGCCACTCGGCGGCGTACGCGCTGATCACGTACCAAACGGCGTTTTTGAAGGCGCACTATCCCGTCGAATTCCTGTGCGCGCTGATGACGGCCGATCGCGACAAGATTGAAAAGGTCGTTCGCATCATCGCGGAGGGGCGTGCGTGGGGCGTCGAGATCCTGCCGCCGGACATCAACGAATCGCAGATCGACTTCTCGGTCATTTATTCGACGCCGTCTGCAAATGGTTCACCGAAAAACAAAAAACGTACGCGTGTGAAGGATCGTCTCGAGCCGAAGATTCGTTTCGGTCTCGGAGCGCTTCGCGGCGTGGGTGAATCGGCGCTCGAGGCGATCCTGGAGGTGCGTCAATCGGGCGGGCCATTCGAGGATCTGTTCGACTTTGCGCAGCGCATCGATCCGCGGCGGGTGAACAAGGGTGTGCTCGAATCGCTGGTGCAATCCGGAGCGTTCGACGCGACGCTTTCGGCACGAGGCATCACGCGGGCGCGGGCATTTGCCGCGCTCGATCAAGCGCTCGAGCGATCTCGAAGTGCGAGCAAGGATCGCGAGCGGGGGCAAACGTCGTTGTTTGGTCTCTTTGCCAAAGCGGGTCCCGTCGTAGAGCAGAAGCTCGACGAGTATCCGCAGTGCGAGCCGTGGGATTTGCGCGACATGCTTTTGCGCGAGAAGCAGTCGCTTGGATTTTACGTCTCGGGGCATCCGCTCGATCGTTACGGTGCGGAGCTCGGACGTTTCGACGTCACACCGACGGGTGCTTTGGCGTCAAAGGATTCTTGGGCGAAGGTGCGCGTGGCCGGGATGGTCGAGGGCTACCGCGAGAAGATCATGAAGGGCGGCGGCAAGCTTGCATTCTTTCACCTCGAAGACACGTCGGGGCGCGTGGAGGTGAAGGTACGGGACAAACAGATCGAGGCGTACGGCGAGATTTTGCGCGGGACAGAGCCGGTGCTGGTTTCGGGCAAGGTGAGTTTTCCGCAAGTGGACGAGGGGGACGAGGAAAACGCGGGGCCGCGCGATCCGACGCTGATGCTCGATGAAGTGGTGATGCTCGCGGATGCGATTCGTTCGGAGACGAAGAATGTGCGCATCAAGCTCGTGGCGAAGAAGGTGACGCGTGATCACATCGGCAAGCTACGGGGAGTGTTGCAATCGAGCCCTGGAGGTTGTCCGGTACAATTGCTGATTCAGCTCGACGATGGAGCGGAAGCGGTGCTTGCGCTGGGAAGGGATCTGCAGGTTTCACCGAGCGACGTGATGCTTGCGAGCTTGGAGAAGCTTTTCGGCGAGAAGGTGGCGGAGCTGCGTTAG
- a CDS encoding OmpA family protein, which translates to MRKLVAPVLCTFLMISAVGALSGCTASASIGGGADTPPPPPPPPPPPPPPPPPAAAPEFKMEGNKLSLPGAIVFETGKAAIKMDDAGTITVLDLVKAYLDAKPQVTKLRIEGHTDSVGDPRKNLELSGARSLAVAKYLVGKGVDCKRLVPTGFGDTRPVGDNKTEEGKAQNRRTDFINAELKGKAIMGLPVDASAPVVKDACAP; encoded by the coding sequence ATGCGTAAACTCGTCGCTCCCGTTCTGTGTACGTTCCTGATGATCTCCGCCGTTGGCGCGTTGTCTGGCTGCACGGCATCTGCATCCATCGGCGGCGGTGCAGACACCCCGCCCCCCCCCCCGCCTCCGCCCCCGCCGCCTCCGCCCCCGCCGCCGCCGGCTGCTGCGCCTGAATTCAAGATGGAGGGCAACAAGCTCTCGTTGCCAGGCGCCATCGTGTTCGAAACGGGCAAGGCCGCGATCAAGATGGACGACGCGGGCACCATCACCGTGCTCGACCTCGTCAAGGCGTACCTCGACGCCAAACCGCAAGTCACCAAGCTGCGCATCGAAGGCCATACGGACAGCGTTGGTGATCCCAGGAAGAACCTCGAGCTCTCGGGGGCTCGCTCCCTCGCCGTCGCCAAGTACCTCGTCGGCAAGGGTGTCGACTGCAAGCGGCTCGTCCCCACCGGGTTCGGCGACACGCGTCCCGTGGGCGACAACAAGACCGAAGAGGGCAAGGCCCAGAATCGCCGCACGGACTTCATCAACGCGGAGCTCAAGGGCAAGGCCATCATGGGTTTGCCTGTCGACGCCAGCGCTCCGGTCGTGAAGGACGCCTGCGCACCGTGA
- a CDS encoding cytochrome c has protein sequence MKVRFAVSLLVGVCFALVTSACGRSSDVREWQASDHEQPTGQPGQVAAKPGSSSQAGSDKSLVELAWARNCASCHGPVGRGDGPQGPMMRAPDLTRSEWQSQVTDEQMAEVIRKGRNRMPAFEALPPQVITGLVARIRENRSPR, from the coding sequence ATGAAGGTTCGATTCGCCGTGTCGCTGCTCGTCGGCGTCTGCTTTGCGCTCGTCACGTCGGCGTGCGGTCGTTCAAGCGACGTGCGCGAGTGGCAGGCATCCGATCACGAACAGCCCACAGGACAACCAGGCCAAGTGGCTGCCAAGCCGGGTTCGTCCAGCCAAGCAGGCTCGGACAAGAGCCTCGTGGAGCTCGCTTGGGCGCGCAACTGCGCAAGCTGTCATGGTCCCGTTGGTCGCGGCGACGGCCCGCAAGGTCCGATGATGCGCGCGCCCGATCTCACGCGCAGCGAATGGCAGTCACAGGTGACGGATGAACAGATGGCCGAAGTGATCCGCAAGGGCAGAAACCGCATGCCCGCATTCGAAGCGCTTCCGCCGCAAGTCATCACGGGTCTCGTCGCTCGCATTCGCGAAAACCGCTCTCCCCGCTGA
- a CDS encoding TIGR04552 family protein, which produces MTYDTVGTLKGIDELTLMDLEAVRLVLRGDSVVDWHRLHVESEEQARRLLVAQDFRPDEPADRARLEAIKNEAIAYLRRHFEFPIPKPVARASVEEILMLASGKGHRQLCACTILKAMHIIHHLDGRELLFSIPMSDQDVFHLVEEKVYRVVGGMLAAGFPITEFVGGRKNKDSLYTKLLSKSDTVASAIYDKLRFRIVTREADDVLPILHYLSERLFPFNYVVPGQSINTVFHFRSYCESHAYLRALVKGLQSGVDDGMTLSNNSFSDQNYRVIHFVVDMPVRLPPEIMELAPPAAWSLGPIVFVLCEFQIIDRETEAANELGDASHAKYKERQKVAVMRRLKLGRGAPPRPQTKRPR; this is translated from the coding sequence ATGACCTACGACACCGTCGGTACCCTGAAGGGCATCGATGAGCTCACCTTGATGGATCTCGAGGCTGTGCGTCTCGTGCTTCGAGGTGACTCGGTGGTCGACTGGCATCGTCTGCACGTCGAGTCCGAGGAGCAGGCGCGAAGGCTTCTCGTGGCGCAGGACTTTCGCCCGGACGAACCTGCGGATCGCGCACGGCTCGAAGCCATCAAGAACGAAGCCATCGCGTATTTACGGCGTCATTTCGAGTTTCCCATTCCGAAGCCCGTCGCTCGAGCTTCCGTCGAAGAGATCCTCATGTTGGCGTCGGGCAAAGGGCATCGACAGCTCTGTGCCTGCACGATCTTGAAGGCGATGCACATCATCCATCACTTGGATGGGCGCGAGCTTCTGTTCTCGATCCCGATGTCCGATCAGGACGTGTTTCATCTCGTCGAGGAGAAGGTTTATCGCGTCGTTGGCGGGATGCTGGCGGCGGGTTTTCCGATCACCGAATTCGTTGGTGGTCGAAAGAACAAGGACTCGCTCTACACGAAGCTCTTGTCGAAGTCGGACACGGTGGCTTCGGCCATTTACGACAAGCTGCGTTTTCGCATCGTGACGCGTGAAGCCGACGATGTGCTGCCGATCCTGCACTATCTGTCCGAGCGGCTCTTTCCGTTCAACTACGTGGTGCCTGGGCAGAGCATCAACACGGTCTTTCATTTCCGTAGTTATTGCGAAAGCCACGCGTACTTGCGGGCGCTGGTGAAGGGCCTTCAGTCGGGCGTCGATGACGGCATGACGCTGAGCAACAACTCGTTCAGCGATCAGAACTATCGCGTCATTCACTTCGTCGTTGACATGCCCGTGCGTTTGCCGCCTGAGATCATGGAGCTTGCGCCACCGGCAGCGTGGTCGCTCGGGCCCATCGTGTTCGTGCTGTGCGAGTTTCAGATCATCGATCGCGAGACCGAGGCGGCCAACGAGCTTGGGGATGCGAGCCACGCGAAGTACAAGGAGCGGCAGAAGGTTGCCGTGATGCGTCGGCTGAAGCTTGGGCGAGGCGCGCCACCGAGGCCGCAGACGAAGCGGCCGCGTTGA
- a CDS encoding Crp/Fnr family transcriptional regulator — MMGKDAMAPNAAARTGAVGNDGGLDPDARKRRILRRGAVGSAASAASQTMLSDSGTVQRVTRGRPLVTQGDPANSIVMIGSGRVRLVRALNEGHTLSLGYRGAGDLLGEAALGSIPNHRESAIATEDVEALVVPMATVRSLMGTDLAFANALLTSLVERNAETEERLASMLFRNVEARLAEFILKAAGRWGIPDPRGVLISAPFTHQEMASMIGSTRETVTLTLGELRRKGIIEVDRRRIVVLDREGLKTRT; from the coding sequence ATGATGGGTAAGGATGCGATGGCACCGAACGCAGCGGCACGCACCGGAGCGGTCGGCAACGACGGGGGGCTCGATCCGGATGCGCGCAAGCGTCGGATTTTGCGACGTGGAGCGGTTGGAAGTGCTGCTTCCGCCGCTTCGCAAACGATGCTTTCGGACTCGGGAACGGTTCAACGCGTCACGCGCGGTCGTCCGCTCGTCACGCAAGGCGATCCGGCCAACTCGATCGTCATGATCGGCAGCGGCCGCGTCCGCTTGGTTCGCGCGCTGAACGAAGGCCACACGCTTTCGCTCGGTTACCGCGGCGCGGGCGACCTCCTCGGCGAAGCTGCCCTCGGTAGCATCCCGAACCACCGCGAAAGCGCGATCGCCACCGAAGACGTCGAGGCTCTCGTCGTCCCGATGGCCACCGTGCGCAGCCTCATGGGCACCGATCTTGCCTTCGCGAACGCGCTTCTCACGTCGCTCGTCGAACGCAACGCGGAAACGGAAGAACGCCTCGCCTCGATGCTCTTCCGCAACGTCGAAGCACGTCTCGCCGAGTTCATCCTGAAGGCGGCTGGCCGCTGGGGCATCCCGGATCCGCGTGGCGTGCTCATCTCGGCGCCCTTCACGCATCAGGAAATGGCCAGCATGATCGGCTCGACGCGCGAAACGGTGACGCTCACGCTCGGCGAACTGCGCCGCAAGGGCATCATCGAGGTCGATCGTCGCCGCATCGTCGTGCTCGACCGCGAAGGCTTGAAGACGCGTACTTGA
- a CDS encoding DUF507 family protein, producing MRLFSGKITPLSEEIVKTLADAGDVECEDRKEVVRDIESVFSSYLATDRDVMEKAKTTLESRGLPQSEFGRIRKIIAEQKGIKVGEDMLDYLLDQCIEMLLHSNNVDEVFVADHDLRRKMRPLLKKYLAADEELDTEVRSKLKHVQEGTRTWEVEYKRIASEIQRRKGLT from the coding sequence ATGCGCCTCTTTAGCGGTAAAATTACTCCCCTCAGTGAAGAAATCGTAAAGACCCTGGCAGACGCGGGGGATGTCGAATGTGAGGACCGCAAAGAGGTGGTCCGCGACATCGAGTCGGTCTTCTCCAGCTACCTGGCCACAGACCGGGATGTCATGGAAAAGGCAAAGACGACCCTCGAGTCACGCGGCCTACCTCAGTCCGAGTTCGGCCGGATCCGCAAGATCATCGCCGAGCAAAAGGGCATCAAAGTCGGCGAAGACATGCTCGACTACTTGCTCGACCAGTGTATCGAGATGCTGCTGCACTCGAACAACGTCGACGAAGTCTTCGTGGCCGACCACGACCTTCGTCGAAAGATGCGACCTCTCCTGAAAAAGTACTTGGCTGCCGACGAAGAGCTCGACACCGAAGTACGAAGCAAACTGAAGCATGTTCAGGAAGGAACGCGTACGTGGGAAGTCGAGTACAAGCGTATCGCGAGCGAAATTCAGCGCCGAAAGGGCCTGACCTGA
- a CDS encoding SDR family oxidoreductase — protein sequence MSNPRYLVTGGAGFIGSNIVSALVSAGERVRVLDDLSTGSWENLAALESSSSVERIQGDIRNADTVARACAGVEVVLHQAALGSVPRSIDDPITSDAVNVGGTVTVLDVARKQGVRRVIFAASSAAYGDTEVLPKHEDMAPRPLSPYAVTKRACEHYCEVFARIYGLETISLRYFNVFGPHQTPEGVYAAAIPRFVDAALAQRPIRIFGDGEQTRDFCYVDNAVAANLLAATTPRKLTGEIVNIAGGRRVSLNALCTEIGRVMGRRLSVQHEDPRPGDVRHSLADVSRAKELIGYEPKVRWEEGLEPTIRFIEALRSSGLAAAARLVAASRPARTLVFAHNNHGAVNAVAARPEAT from the coding sequence ATGTCCAATCCTCGTTATCTCGTCACTGGTGGAGCTGGCTTCATCGGCTCGAACATCGTCTCCGCGCTCGTAAGCGCAGGCGAACGCGTCCGTGTGCTCGACGACCTCTCCACCGGTTCCTGGGAAAACCTTGCAGCGCTGGAGAGTTCGTCGTCCGTCGAGCGCATCCAGGGTGACATCCGTAACGCCGACACCGTCGCCCGCGCGTGCGCAGGCGTCGAAGTCGTGCTCCATCAAGCAGCGCTCGGATCGGTCCCTCGCAGCATCGACGATCCCATCACGAGCGACGCCGTCAACGTCGGGGGCACGGTCACCGTGCTCGATGTGGCTCGAAAGCAAGGGGTGCGCCGCGTCATTTTTGCAGCGTCGTCCGCGGCGTACGGCGACACGGAAGTGCTGCCCAAGCACGAAGACATGGCCCCGAGGCCGCTGTCACCTTACGCCGTGACGAAACGCGCGTGCGAACACTACTGCGAGGTGTTCGCCCGAATTTACGGACTCGAAACAATTTCGCTGCGCTACTTCAACGTCTTCGGCCCGCATCAAACGCCCGAAGGCGTGTACGCCGCAGCGATCCCGCGCTTCGTCGATGCAGCGCTCGCGCAAAGACCCATCCGCATTTTCGGCGACGGCGAGCAGACGCGCGACTTTTGCTACGTCGACAACGCCGTCGCAGCGAACCTGCTCGCTGCAACGACGCCGCGAAAATTGACGGGCGAGATCGTCAACATCGCAGGCGGACGGCGCGTCAGCTTGAACGCGCTCTGCACGGAAATCGGCCGCGTCATGGGCCGCCGTCTCAGCGTGCAGCACGAAGATCCGCGGCCGGGAGACGTCCGCCATTCCCTTGCAGACGTCTCGCGCGCGAAGGAGCTCATTGGTTACGAGCCCAAGGTTCGCTGGGAAGAAGGCCTCGAGCCGACGATTCGGTTCATCGAAGCCTTGCGCTCGTCCGGTCTTGCTGCCGCTGCCCGGCTCGTTGCAGCATCTCGGCCGGCTCGTACGCTCGTTTTTGCACACAACAACCATGGTGCGGTCAACGCGGTTGCCGCGCGGCCCGAGGCGACGTAG
- a CDS encoding YicC family protein: MRSMTGFGLGEVPLGQGRVLAEIRSVNQRFLDIRARLPREMAELSLFAEQVIRERLRRGRVELVVRTEGPFLAHATLDVARAKSVFQQLCTLRDELAPGTDLPLSVLAAVPDLFVPPAGPELAEVRDAVRRAIEASIVAMEAMCRAEGEALLADLTARCQVLAKLLDDVAALAASSREAAQRRLHERLERLLSSTEVAIDHGRLEIEVALLVDKSDFSEEVTRLRSHLEQVDRVLASGTTEPVGRRLDFLLQEMVREANTLGAKAQDAAISQLVVSMKVELERLREQVQNVE, encoded by the coding sequence ATGCGCAGCATGACGGGATTCGGACTTGGCGAAGTGCCGCTCGGACAGGGCCGCGTGCTTGCCGAGATCCGCTCCGTCAACCAACGATTCCTCGACATACGCGCACGCTTGCCGCGCGAGATGGCGGAGCTGTCGCTGTTCGCCGAACAAGTGATTCGCGAGCGGCTCCGCCGAGGTCGCGTCGAGCTCGTCGTGCGCACCGAAGGCCCGTTTCTGGCGCACGCAACGCTCGATGTCGCGCGCGCGAAATCCGTCTTTCAGCAGCTCTGCACGCTGCGTGACGAGCTCGCGCCGGGAACCGACCTTCCACTGTCCGTGCTTGCTGCCGTGCCCGATCTTTTCGTGCCGCCTGCGGGTCCCGAATTGGCAGAAGTGCGAGACGCAGTTCGTCGTGCGATCGAGGCATCGATCGTTGCGATGGAAGCGATGTGTCGTGCAGAAGGCGAAGCGCTGCTCGCGGATCTCACCGCGCGTTGTCAGGTCCTCGCGAAACTGCTCGATGACGTAGCGGCACTTGCTGCATCGTCGCGTGAAGCTGCGCAGCGCAGGCTCCACGAACGCCTCGAGCGCCTTTTGTCTTCGACCGAAGTTGCCATCGATCACGGACGGCTCGAGATCGAAGTCGCGCTGCTCGTCGACAAGAGCGACTTCAGCGAAGAAGTCACTCGTCTGCGTAGTCATCTCGAACAGGTCGATCGCGTGCTTGCGTCGGGCACGACCGAGCCTGTGGGCAGACGGCTCGACTTCCTTCTGCAGGAAATGGTACGCGAGGCCAATACACTCGGCGCCAAAGCGCAGGACGCTGCGATCTCGCAGCTCGTCGTCAGCATGAAGGTCGAGCTCGAGCGGCTTCGCGAACAAGTGCAAAACGTCGAATGA
- the gmk gene encoding guanylate kinase, with amino-acid sequence MSDFLLLIVSSPSGAGKTTLCNRLRSEFPGLRFSVSHTTRKPRPNEVDGREYHFTDKDTFTRMIDVGAFAEWAHVHGNLYGTSLSEIEVARKTGTGVLFDVDYQGARQIKARMPEAVGVFILPPSLAELERRLRGRGTEDEPTTLRRLQAAKGEIEHYGFFDYVIVNDDIQRAYDNLRAVVFAERCKRDRHALLCEELLAEGKVGN; translated from the coding sequence ATGAGCGATTTTCTTCTTCTCATCGTCTCGTCTCCATCGGGGGCGGGCAAGACGACGCTCTGCAACCGGCTTCGGTCGGAGTTTCCGGGCCTCCGTTTCTCCGTGTCGCACACGACGCGCAAGCCGCGGCCGAACGAAGTCGATGGGCGCGAGTATCACTTCACGGACAAAGACACGTTCACGCGCATGATCGACGTCGGCGCGTTCGCCGAATGGGCGCACGTGCACGGCAATTTGTACGGCACGAGTTTGTCCGAGATCGAAGTTGCCAGAAAAACGGGCACTGGAGTGCTGTTCGACGTCGACTACCAGGGAGCTCGGCAGATCAAGGCCCGCATGCCCGAGGCTGTTGGTGTGTTCATTTTGCCCCCTTCCCTCGCAGAGCTCGAACGACGCTTGCGAGGACGCGGCACCGAAGACGAACCGACGACACTTCGGCGTTTGCAGGCAGCGAAGGGCGAAATCGAGCATTACGGGTTCTTCGACTACGTGATCGTCAACGACGACATTCAACGCGCTTACGACAACCTGCGCGCGGTGGTTTTTGCGGAGCGATGCAAACGCGATCGGCATGCGCTCCTGTGCGAGGAGCTCCTCGCCGAAGGAAAGGTCGGCAATTGA